One window of the Klebsiella sp. WP3-W18-ESBL-02 genome contains the following:
- the metA gene encoding homoserine O-acetyltransferase MetA — MPIRVQDELPAVNFLRDENVFVMTTSRATGQEIRPLKVLILNLMPKKIETENQFLRLLSNSPLQLDIQLLRIDARESRNTPTEHLNNFYCNFDDIRDQNFDGLIVTGAPLGLVEFNDVAYWPQIQQVLEWAKDHVTSTLFVCWAVQAALNILYGIPKQTRDDKLSGVYEHHILHPHALLTRGFDDTFLAPHSRYADFPAKLIRDFTDLEILAETAEGDAYLFASKDKRIAFVTGHPEYDAHTLASEFFRDVDAGLDPQVPYNYFPKDDPQNKPHATWRSHGNLLFANWLNYYVYQITPYDLRNMNPTLD; from the coding sequence ATGCCGATTCGGGTGCAGGACGAGCTACCAGCCGTCAATTTCTTGCGTGATGAGAACGTCTTTGTAATGACGACATCGCGTGCTACAGGTCAGGAAATTCGTCCTCTGAAGGTGCTGATCCTGAACCTGATGCCGAAGAAGATAGAGACAGAAAACCAGTTCTTACGCTTGCTATCAAACTCGCCGCTACAGTTGGACATCCAGCTGCTGCGCATCGATGCGCGTGAATCGCGTAATACGCCAACCGAGCATTTGAACAACTTTTACTGTAATTTCGACGACATTCGCGACCAGAATTTCGATGGTCTGATCGTCACCGGCGCGCCGCTCGGCCTGGTTGAGTTTAACGACGTCGCCTACTGGCCGCAGATCCAGCAGGTGCTGGAGTGGGCAAAAGATCACGTCACCTCGACGCTCTTTGTCTGTTGGGCGGTACAGGCCGCACTCAATATTCTCTACGGAATACCAAAGCAAACTCGCGACGATAAACTTTCCGGCGTCTATGAGCATCATATTCTTCATCCACATGCCCTGCTGACTCGCGGATTTGATGATACTTTCCTGGCGCCGCATTCTCGCTACGCGGACTTCCCGGCGAAACTGATTCGCGATTTTACCGACCTGGAAATTCTTGCAGAAACTGCGGAGGGTGATGCTTACCTGTTTGCCAGTAAAGATAAACGTATTGCCTTCGTTACCGGTCATCCGGAGTACGACGCACATACGCTGGCGAGCGAGTTTTTCCGCGACGTGGATGCGGGTCTGGACCCACAGGTCCCCTATAACTACTTTCCGAAAGATGACCCGCAAAACAAACCGCATGCCACCTGGCGCAGCCATGGCAATTTGCTGTTTGCGAACTGGCTCAACTACTACGTCTACCAGATCACACCGTACGATCTGCGGAATATGAACCCCACGCTGGATTGA
- the aceA gene encoding isocitrate lyase, translating into MKTRTQQIEALQQEWTQPRWEGIKRPYSAEEVVKLRGSVNPECTLAQLGAARMWRLLHGEAKKGYVNSLGALTGGQALQQAKAGIEAIYLSGWQVAADANLASSMYPDQSLYPANSVPAVVDRINNTFRRADQIQWANGIEPNDPRYVDYFLPIVADAEAGFGGVLNAFELMKSMIAAGAAAVHFEDQLASVKKCGHMGGKVLVPTQEAVQKLVAARLAADVMGVPTLLIARTDADAADLITSDCDPYDSDFITGERTSEGFYRTRAGIEQAISRGLAYAPYADLVWCETSTPDLELAKRFADAIHAKYPGKLLAYNCSPSFNWQKKLDDKTIASFQQQLSDMGYKYQFITLAGIHSMWFNMFDLAHAYAQGEGMKHYVEKVQQAEFAAAKDGYTFVSHQQEVGTGYFDNVTTIIQGGTSSVTALTGSTEESQF; encoded by the coding sequence ATGAAAACTCGTACTCAACAAATCGAAGCATTACAACAAGAATGGACGCAGCCACGTTGGGAAGGCATCAAGCGCCCGTACAGCGCGGAGGAAGTGGTGAAACTGCGCGGTTCGGTCAACCCGGAATGTACGCTGGCGCAGTTGGGCGCGGCCAGAATGTGGCGCCTGCTGCACGGTGAAGCGAAAAAGGGCTACGTTAACAGCCTTGGCGCGCTGACCGGCGGCCAGGCGTTACAGCAGGCGAAGGCGGGCATTGAGGCGATTTACCTCTCTGGCTGGCAGGTCGCGGCGGACGCGAACCTGGCTTCCAGCATGTACCCGGATCAATCGCTCTATCCTGCGAACTCAGTGCCTGCGGTGGTCGATCGGATCAACAACACTTTCCGCCGTGCGGATCAGATCCAGTGGGCGAACGGTATCGAACCAAACGATCCGCGTTACGTTGATTATTTCCTGCCGATCGTTGCCGATGCGGAAGCGGGTTTCGGCGGGGTGCTGAACGCCTTTGAACTGATGAAATCGATGATTGCGGCCGGTGCAGCGGCGGTACACTTTGAAGATCAGCTGGCGTCGGTGAAGAAATGCGGTCATATGGGCGGCAAAGTGCTGGTGCCCACGCAGGAAGCGGTTCAGAAACTGGTCGCCGCGCGCCTGGCGGCTGATGTCATGGGCGTACCGACCCTGCTGATTGCCCGTACCGATGCCGACGCGGCGGACCTTATCACCTCCGACTGCGACCCGTACGATAGCGACTTCATTACCGGCGAGCGCACCAGTGAAGGTTTCTACCGTACTCGCGCAGGCATTGAGCAGGCGATTAGCCGTGGCCTGGCGTACGCACCCTATGCTGACCTGGTGTGGTGTGAAACCTCCACGCCGGACCTGGAACTGGCGAAGCGCTTTGCCGATGCTATCCACGCGAAATACCCTGGCAAACTGCTGGCCTACAACTGCTCGCCGTCGTTCAACTGGCAGAAAAAGTTGGACGACAAAACCATCGCCAGCTTCCAGCAGCAGCTGTCTGACATGGGCTACAAATACCAGTTCATCACACTGGCCGGTATCCACAGCATGTGGTTCAACATGTTCGACCTGGCGCACGCCTACGCGCAGGGCGAAGGGATGAAGCACTACGTTGAAAAGGTTCAGCAGGCAGAGTTCGCGGCGGCGAAAGATGGCTACACCTTTGTTTCTCACCAGCAGGAGGTGGGCACCGGCTACTTCGATAATGTCACCACCATTATTCAGGGCGGAACCTCCTCGGTGACCGCGCTGACCGGTTCGACCGAAGAGTCGCAGTTCTGA
- the aceB gene encoding malate synthase A, producing MTQQATTTDELAFLKPSGEQEKQVLTAEAVEFLTELVTRFTPKRNKLLAARIQQQQDIDDGKLPDFISETASIRKGNWQVRGIPADLQDRRVEITGPVERKMVINALNANVKVFMADFEDSLAPDWNKVIEGQINLRDAVNGTISYTNEAGKIYQLQPNPAVLVCRVRGLHLPEKHVTWRGEAIPGSLFDFALYFFHNHKALLAKGSGPYFYLPKTQAWQEAAWWNDVFCYTEDRFNLPRGTIKATLLIETLPAVFQMDEILHALRDHIVGLNCGRWDYIFSYIKTLKNHPDRVLPDRQVVTMDKPFLSAYSRLLIKTCHKRGAFAMGGMAAFIPNKDAERNALVLNKVKADKALEANNGHDGTWVAHPGLADTAMAVFNEVLGNRQNQLSVSRADDAPITAEQLLAPCNGERTEEGMRANIRVAVQYIEAWISGNGCVPIYGLMEDAATAEISRTSIWQWIHHQKTLSNGKPVTKPLFRQMLTEELQVIKGELGEARFNGGRFDDAARLMEQITTSDELIDFLTLPGYRLLA from the coding sequence ATGACACAACAGGCCACAACAACCGATGAACTGGCTTTTCTGAAGCCTTCTGGCGAGCAGGAAAAGCAGGTTTTGACGGCGGAAGCGGTGGAGTTTCTGACCGAACTGGTGACTCGATTTACGCCAAAGCGCAATAAACTGCTGGCCGCACGTATTCAGCAGCAGCAGGATATTGACGACGGCAAACTTCCTGATTTTATTTCGGAAACAGCTTCCATTCGTAAAGGTAACTGGCAGGTGCGCGGCATTCCTGCCGACCTGCAGGATCGTCGCGTTGAAATTACCGGGCCCGTTGAACGCAAAATGGTGATCAATGCCCTGAACGCCAACGTGAAAGTGTTCATGGCTGATTTTGAAGACTCACTGGCTCCGGACTGGAACAAGGTGATTGAAGGGCAGATCAACCTGCGCGACGCCGTCAACGGCACCATCAGCTATACCAACGAAGCGGGCAAAATCTATCAGCTTCAACCGAACCCGGCGGTGCTGGTTTGCCGCGTGCGTGGCCTTCACCTGCCCGAAAAGCACGTGACCTGGCGCGGCGAAGCGATCCCGGGCAGCCTGTTCGATTTTGCGCTGTATTTCTTCCACAACCACAAAGCGCTGCTGGCAAAAGGCAGCGGCCCTTATTTCTACCTGCCGAAAACGCAGGCCTGGCAGGAAGCCGCCTGGTGGAATGATGTCTTCTGCTATACCGAAGACCGTTTCAACCTGCCGCGCGGCACCATCAAGGCTACGCTGCTGATTGAAACGCTGCCTGCCGTCTTCCAGATGGACGAAATTCTGCACGCCCTGCGTGACCATATTGTTGGTCTGAACTGCGGGCGCTGGGACTACATCTTCAGCTACATCAAAACGCTGAAGAACCACCCGGATCGCGTGCTGCCGGACCGCCAGGTGGTCACGATGGATAAACCCTTCCTCAGCGCCTATTCACGACTGCTGATTAAAACCTGCCACAAGCGCGGCGCGTTTGCGATGGGCGGCATGGCGGCGTTTATCCCGAACAAAGACGCTGAACGTAATGCGCTGGTGCTGAATAAAGTCAAAGCCGATAAAGCGCTGGAGGCCAACAACGGTCACGACGGCACCTGGGTGGCCCACCCGGGGCTGGCGGATACCGCCATGGCCGTGTTTAACGAGGTGCTGGGCAATCGTCAAAATCAGCTCAGCGTTTCCCGCGCCGATGATGCGCCGATAACCGCTGAACAGCTGCTGGCGCCGTGCAACGGTGAGCGAACCGAAGAGGGGATGCGCGCCAATATTCGCGTTGCGGTGCAGTACATCGAAGCGTGGATTTCTGGCAACGGCTGCGTACCGATTTATGGCCTGATGGAAGATGCGGCGACCGCTGAAATCTCGCGTACCTCCATCTGGCAGTGGATCCATCATCAGAAAACCCTCAGCAACGGCAAACCGGTAACCAAGCCGCTGTTCCGCCAGATGCTGACGGAAGAACTGCAGGTAATTAAAGGCGAGCTGGGCGAAGCCCGCTTCAATGGCGGCCGTTTTGACGATGCCGCGCGCCTGATGGAGCAAATCACCACCTCCGACGAACTGATCGACTTCCTGACCCTGCCGGGCTACCGCCTGCTGGCGTAA
- a CDS encoding acetyltransferase has translation MKVIIRRSVHHEGEQLIAIWCRSVDATHHFLSAQDRTAIETQVRAFLPGAPLWVAANANDTPVAFMLLSEHHLEALFVDPDVRGSGVGRQLVEHALSLIADLTTDVNEQNAQALEFYQRMGFDVTGRSETDDHGRPYPLLHLRHKL, from the coding sequence ATTAAAGTGATTATACGACGTTCAGTGCACCATGAAGGCGAACAGCTGATCGCGATCTGGTGCCGTTCGGTTGATGCCACGCATCATTTTCTTTCCGCGCAGGACAGAACAGCGATTGAAACACAGGTACGCGCGTTTTTGCCCGGTGCCCCGCTATGGGTGGCTGCGAATGCTAATGATACGCCTGTAGCGTTTATGCTGCTGTCAGAGCATCACCTGGAGGCGCTGTTTGTCGATCCTGATGTGCGTGGTAGCGGTGTTGGGCGTCAACTGGTTGAACATGCGCTGTCGCTGATTGCCGATTTAACGACGGATGTGAACGAGCAGAATGCGCAGGCCTTAGAGTTCTATCAGAGGATGGGATTTGATGTTACCGGGCGATCGGAGACGGATGACCATGGCCGGCCTTATCCGCTACTGCATTTGCGTCACAAACTGTAG